Proteins encoded together in one Citromicrobium bathyomarinum window:
- a CDS encoding DUF1254 domain-containing protein, protein MRHGITRRAALFNLSAASLIALPGCASIQPDPNSRQDQLTGALDGTVIDAFFYAFGPYEFARSMQALSGQIDVGDTLVSEEALADAAKRAGDTNVLINRHIHVRDLADERIRSVTAPNNDTLYTSAVLELSKTPVRLTLPDSGDRYLSVALMDMFTDQTMVGHAEKGGKGGTYLIVGPDSTVRDGPDVIRMPSNDVWLLARTFVAGVDDLDAARAVQSGIVVEPVDTKSKPLLFTTLAPSEMEPHSFLALTNEVLGRSPSHPQVARAVKFADKGIVPGDLSVWDGLSLRSRAAWDAWLPRSLDMLRKGLSRSQDKPGWNAPPLILGDYGNNDLVRAAIALIGFGALKTQDARYFRTETDAAGDALSGDAAYRMVIPPAGVPVKAFWSLSVYQPDADGRLFFFKVPIDRHSINSGSSDLVRRADGSIVLHLSRERPEEKDVVWVPTPEGPFEAIFRTYRPEEPVIDGSWSVPPLAKQG, encoded by the coding sequence ATGCGTCATGGTATCACCCGCCGCGCTGCGCTTTTCAATCTGTCCGCAGCATCGCTCATCGCATTGCCCGGCTGTGCATCGATCCAGCCGGACCCGAACTCGCGCCAGGACCAGCTGACCGGCGCGCTCGACGGGACGGTGATCGATGCGTTCTTCTACGCTTTCGGCCCGTATGAATTCGCCCGGTCGATGCAGGCACTGTCCGGCCAGATCGATGTCGGCGATACGCTGGTATCCGAAGAGGCGCTGGCCGATGCGGCCAAGCGGGCGGGTGATACCAACGTGCTCATCAACCGGCACATCCACGTGCGCGATCTGGCGGACGAGCGCATCCGCTCGGTCACCGCGCCGAACAACGACACGCTCTACACCTCGGCGGTGCTGGAGCTTTCCAAGACTCCGGTGCGCCTGACTTTGCCCGACTCGGGCGACCGCTATCTGTCGGTCGCGCTGATGGACATGTTCACCGACCAGACGATGGTCGGCCATGCCGAAAAGGGCGGCAAGGGCGGGACCTATCTGATCGTCGGGCCTGACAGCACGGTGAGGGACGGCCCCGACGTCATCCGCATGCCCTCGAACGATGTGTGGCTGCTGGCGCGCACCTTCGTGGCCGGGGTGGACGATCTCGATGCCGCGCGCGCGGTCCAGAGCGGGATCGTGGTGGAGCCTGTCGATACGAAGTCGAAGCCGCTGCTCTTCACCACGCTCGCGCCGTCCGAAATGGAACCGCACAGCTTCCTCGCCCTGACCAACGAAGTGCTCGGCCGTTCGCCGAGCCACCCGCAGGTCGCGCGCGCCGTGAAGTTTGCGGACAAGGGCATTGTGCCGGGCGATCTGAGCGTGTGGGACGGCCTATCCCTGCGCTCGCGCGCCGCGTGGGATGCGTGGCTGCCCCGTTCGCTCGACATGCTGCGCAAGGGCCTCTCGCGCTCGCAGGACAAGCCTGGCTGGAACGCGCCGCCCCTGATCCTAGGCGATTACGGCAATAATGATCTGGTCCGCGCCGCCATCGCGCTGATCGGCTTCGGCGCGCTCAAGACGCAGGATGCGCGCTATTTCCGCACCGAGACCGATGCGGCGGGCGACGCGCTGAGCGGCGACGCCGCCTACCGGATGGTGATCCCGCCCGCAGGCGTGCCGGTGAAGGCGTTCTGGTCGCTCAGCGTGTACCAGCCCGATGCCGACGGGCGGCTGTTCTTCTTCAAGGTGCCGATTGATCGGCATTCGATCAATTCGGGCTCGTCCGATCTGGTCAGGCGCGCCGATGGATCGATCGTCCTCCACCTCTCGCGCGAGCGCCCGGAGGAGAAGGACGTGGTCTGGGTGCCGACACCCGAAGGGCCTTTCGAGGCGATCTTCCGAACCTATCGACCAGAAGAGCCGGTGATCGATGGCAGCTGGAGTGTCCCGCCGCTGGCAAAGCAGGGCTAG
- a CDS encoding chloride channel protein encodes MKRPHLPARDLLPGMGEELISASDWSRRAATLVGAVLIGLVAIGFAIAGDHASELFNRTTAAHPWVYLVSAPLVFVAIVAITNRVAPDARGSGIPQVIAASRMPGSAAMAGLVAIRTALFKAVLTVAALLGGASVGREGPTVQLGAAIMVQVHRLFRVQASAGVYIAGGAAGVAAAFNTPLAGIAFAIEELSVAYEQRVAVLVMGAVMISGLTAQGISGDYVYFGQLGGSLPIMTVLIAAPIAGLLGGAAGGLFSRAVLALRGPGGRFASRLKARPLATALVCGVVVGVLGFLTAGATSGTGYEPTRDLLTGADAEYWFGPAKFLAALATTASGIPGGIFAPSLAVGAGFGELLTPLFPPEQAGLIVLIGMGGYFTGVVRAPLTSVIILSEATSSSHAILPLFATALIGDWAGSMVCKERLYHALSRDFLPGKGDSEGDDAPAATDAKPDKGS; translated from the coding sequence ATGAAGCGCCCCCACTTGCCTGCCAGAGATCTGTTGCCGGGCATGGGCGAGGAGCTGATCAGCGCGAGCGACTGGAGCCGCCGCGCCGCCACCCTGGTGGGGGCGGTGCTGATCGGCCTGGTCGCGATCGGCTTCGCGATTGCGGGCGACCATGCTTCCGAGCTGTTCAACCGCACCACCGCCGCACATCCATGGGTCTATCTCGTTTCCGCACCGCTGGTGTTCGTCGCGATCGTCGCGATCACCAACCGGGTTGCCCCCGATGCACGCGGATCGGGCATTCCGCAGGTGATCGCCGCCAGCCGCATGCCCGGCAGTGCGGCGATGGCCGGGCTGGTCGCGATCCGCACCGCGCTGTTCAAGGCGGTGCTGACCGTCGCTGCGCTCCTGGGCGGGGCATCGGTCGGGCGTGAAGGCCCCACCGTGCAGCTGGGTGCGGCGATCATGGTGCAGGTCCACCGCCTGTTCCGCGTCCAGGCAAGCGCGGGCGTGTACATCGCTGGCGGTGCCGCAGGCGTGGCCGCGGCGTTCAACACGCCGCTCGCAGGGATCGCCTTCGCGATCGAGGAGCTTTCTGTCGCGTACGAACAGCGGGTCGCGGTGCTGGTGATGGGCGCGGTGATGATCTCCGGCCTGACCGCGCAGGGTATTTCGGGCGACTACGTCTATTTCGGCCAGCTGGGCGGCAGTCTGCCGATCATGACCGTGCTGATCGCCGCGCCGATCGCGGGGCTTTTGGGCGGAGCGGCAGGCGGCCTGTTCTCGCGCGCGGTGCTCGCACTGCGGGGGCCAGGGGGGCGCTTTGCCTCCCGGCTCAAAGCGCGTCCGCTGGCGACCGCGCTGGTTTGCGGCGTGGTGGTCGGCGTGCTCGGCTTTCTGACGGCGGGCGCAACCTCGGGCACCGGGTACGAGCCGACGCGTGATCTGCTGACCGGAGCGGACGCGGAATACTGGTTCGGTCCGGCCAAGTTCCTCGCCGCACTGGCGACCACCGCCAGCGGCATTCCGGGCGGCATCTTCGCTCCATCGCTGGCGGTTGGTGCCGGTTTCGGCGAGCTGCTGACCCCGCTTTTCCCGCCCGAACAGGCTGGGCTGATCGTGCTAATCGGGATGGGCGGCTACTTCACCGGCGTGGTTCGCGCGCCGCTGACCTCGGTCATCATCCTGAGCGAGGCGACCAGCTCCAGCCACGCGATCCTGCCGCTGTTCGCGACCGCGCTGATCGGTGACTGGGCCGGATCGATGGTATGCAAGGAGCGGCTCTACCACGCGCTTTCCCGCGACTTCCTGCCGGGCAAGGGCGACAGCGAGGGCGACGACGCGCCAGCCGCGACCGACGCCAAGCCTGACAAGGGCAGCTGA
- a CDS encoding methyl-accepting chemotaxis protein gives MTLKLKLFACLAILSAALLALAGAFYHTAQNNEAAFSTILVDRVEPLEDLKTVADTYAVLIVDNAHKALNGNIGYAEAEKNVREGEAAIEKAWASYRATSIEGEEEVLAKQVEAQMATADAAVLRLEAILEARNSDALKRFVDNELYQTIDPVSESIAALTKMQIDIASDVTGQALSETNVALTIALVLAILAVAAIAISIFIVTRKVVHPITNLSSVVHDLAKSGDGQLPHLDQKDEIGDMARAIDAFLNAVLEKDRAAAAAIAREQKMVTDTLAEGLSALAAGDLTAEVTATYPPAYASLKANYNEAVQSLRGLIERVTKGTDSIRLSSSEIAQSSESLARRTEANAASLEETSAALAQMNDRISRGAAAAKDTAHSANEANGVVHEGRSLAEEAMQAMGRVQESAEGIDTVIEGLDKIAFQTRVLAMNAAVEAGRAGEAGRGFAVVADLVSALAMRAEEEAGSAREQLTTTQEEVGNAVGRVQRVDAALEQISTSVGNVNQLLDTMAADNQAQASAISEIVSAVTDMDTSTQQNAAMVEETSAASRQLASEVTTLAEEAGHFRTLAGTAKPMSFAPAASTAMVH, from the coding sequence ATGACCCTGAAGCTAAAGCTCTTTGCCTGCCTCGCGATCTTAAGCGCCGCCCTGTTGGCGCTCGCAGGGGCCTTCTATCACACCGCGCAGAACAACGAGGCGGCCTTTTCGACTATCCTGGTCGACCGCGTCGAGCCGCTCGAAGACCTCAAGACGGTCGCTGACACCTATGCGGTGCTGATCGTCGATAACGCGCACAAGGCGCTCAACGGCAATATCGGCTACGCTGAAGCGGAAAAGAACGTGCGCGAGGGCGAGGCCGCGATCGAGAAGGCGTGGGCATCCTATCGTGCGACCAGCATCGAGGGCGAAGAGGAAGTGCTGGCAAAGCAGGTCGAAGCACAGATGGCGACCGCCGACGCGGCTGTCTTGCGGCTGGAAGCGATCCTGGAAGCCCGCAATTCTGACGCGCTGAAGCGCTTCGTCGACAACGAACTCTACCAGACCATCGATCCGGTGTCCGAGAGCATCGCGGCGCTGACCAAAATGCAGATCGACATCGCCAGCGATGTCACCGGGCAGGCGCTGAGCGAAACAAACGTCGCGCTGACCATCGCGCTGGTACTCGCCATTTTGGCGGTCGCGGCGATCGCGATCTCGATCTTCATCGTCACCCGCAAGGTCGTCCACCCGATCACCAATCTGTCGAGCGTGGTTCACGATCTCGCGAAATCGGGCGACGGCCAGCTGCCCCATCTCGACCAGAAGGACGAGATCGGCGACATGGCCCGCGCGATCGACGCCTTCCTGAATGCCGTGCTGGAGAAGGACCGGGCGGCGGCGGCGGCGATCGCCCGCGAACAGAAGATGGTCACCGATACGCTGGCCGAAGGTCTCTCCGCACTCGCGGCGGGCGATCTGACCGCCGAGGTGACCGCGACCTATCCGCCGGCCTATGCCAGCCTGAAAGCCAACTATAACGAAGCGGTCCAATCGCTGCGCGGGCTGATCGAACGCGTCACCAAGGGGACCGATTCGATCCGCCTGAGCTCCAGCGAAATTGCGCAGAGCTCCGAATCGCTCGCCCGCCGGACCGAAGCCAACGCCGCCAGCCTGGAAGAAACCTCCGCCGCGCTCGCCCAGATGAACGACCGCATCTCGCGCGGGGCTGCTGCGGCCAAGGACACCGCCCACAGCGCCAACGAGGCCAACGGCGTCGTGCACGAAGGCCGCTCGCTCGCCGAAGAGGCGATGCAGGCGATGGGCCGGGTGCAGGAAAGCGCCGAGGGGATCGACACCGTCATCGAGGGGCTCGACAAGATCGCCTTCCAGACCCGTGTGCTCGCCATGAACGCCGCAGTCGAAGCGGGCCGTGCGGGCGAAGCGGGTCGCGGTTTCGCCGTCGTCGCCGATCTCGTCTCCGCGCTGGCCATGCGGGCCGAGGAAGAGGCCGGCTCCGCGCGCGAACAGCTGACCACCACGCAGGAAGAGGTCGGCAATGCGGTGGGCCGCGTCCAGCGCGTCGATGCGGCACTGGAACAGATTTCGACCAGCGTGGGCAATGTGAACCAGCTGCTCGATACGATGGCGGCGGACAATCAGGCGCAGGCCTCGGCCATCTCCGAAATTGTCTCCGCCGTCACCGACATGGACACCTCCACGCAGCAGAATGCGGCCATGGTCGAGGAAACCTCGGCAGCATCGCGCCAGCTGGCGTCCGAGGTGACGACCCTGGCCGAAGAAGCTGGCCATTTCCGCACCTTGGCCGGCACGGCGAAACCGATGTCCTTCGCACCCGCGGCAAGCACCGCGATGGTGCACTAG
- a CDS encoding TetR/AcrR family transcriptional regulator translates to MSEGQDGSAPRRGRRTADAPAGRDALLRAATRCFADNGFEAASVRMIASRAGAAPNLVAVHFGNKEGLWLACVDLLTETFAPNIAALTAMANDAKTPLRERLRLAIGMTAGYYDRHPDLRGFVARASVEPPPRSDIVSERLLKPLYEAARPLIRQGIDAGIIPIGDPAIVFVILNLSLGQPDRVASALALLSPGHPVDETASRMGEAMAQLLLGRDGG, encoded by the coding sequence ATGAGCGAAGGTCAAGACGGATCGGCCCCGCGTCGCGGACGGCGGACGGCGGATGCCCCCGCGGGGCGCGATGCGCTGCTGCGTGCGGCGACGCGGTGCTTCGCCGATAACGGGTTCGAGGCGGCGAGCGTGCGGATGATCGCCAGCCGCGCGGGGGCGGCACCCAACCTCGTCGCGGTCCATTTCGGCAACAAGGAGGGGCTGTGGCTCGCCTGCGTCGATCTGCTCACGGAGACCTTCGCGCCGAATATCGCCGCGCTGACCGCGATGGCGAACGACGCAAAGACGCCATTGCGCGAGAGGCTGCGGCTCGCGATCGGCATGACTGCAGGCTATTACGACCGCCATCCGGATCTGCGCGGCTTCGTTGCGCGGGCCAGCGTGGAGCCGCCGCCGCGCAGCGACATTGTCTCCGAACGGCTGCTGAAGCCTTTGTACGAGGCGGCCCGCCCACTGATCCGGCAGGGAATCGACGCGGGCATCATTCCTATCGGCGATCCGGCGATCGTCTTCGTGATCCTCAACCTCTCGCTCGGCCAGCCCGATCGCGTCGCCTCCGCGCTCGCGCTGCTGTCCCCTGGGCATCCGGTGGACGAGACTGCCAGCCGGATGGGCGAGGCCATGGCGCAACTGCTTCTGGGCAGGGATGGCGGCTAG
- a CDS encoding acylphosphatase, translating into MAASMQVARHLILHGRVQGVFYRDWTVQTARSLGLAGWVRNLPDGTVEAHLEGEETALARMIEAMHDGPPRAAVDRIEQHDIPAEGFDRFERR; encoded by the coding sequence ATGGCGGCTAGTATGCAGGTCGCCCGTCACCTGATCCTGCATGGCCGCGTGCAGGGCGTGTTCTACCGCGACTGGACGGTGCAGACCGCGCGCTCGCTGGGCCTTGCGGGCTGGGTCCGCAATCTTCCCGACGGCACGGTGGAGGCGCATCTGGAAGGCGAGGAGACTGCCCTCGCCCGGATGATCGAGGCGATGCACGATGGCCCGCCGCGCGCTGCGGTCGACCGGATCGAGCAGCACGATATACCAGCCGAGGGGTTCGACCGGTTCGAGCGGCGCTGA